The Streptomyces sp. NBC_01276 genome contains the following window.
CCCGCCGCACCGGCGCCCTCCGCCGCACCTGCCCCGCCCGCCGGGCGGCGGCCCGGTCCGGTGCGGGCGGCGCCCCCGCGGGAGCGGCGGGGCCGCGTGGAGGCGGCCTGGTTCGCCGCCGACGACCTCGGGCCGTTCCTGGCGATGCTCGGGGCCTTCCTGGGCCGCGGCCTCGGCAAGGGGGCCCGCGCCCTGCGCGGCGTACCCGAACAGGGCCGCCGGGGGGCCCGCGCGGTGCGGGCGCCCCGGCAGCGCGGGGGCGAACGGCCGGGGCCCCCGGCCCGCCGGACCCCGCCGGAGGCCCCGGCGGAGCCGGACGAACTGGTCACCCGGTAACCGAAGAGCTGGAGGAACGGCCGTGAGGCGGATGGACGATCTCGTGGTGATCGGCGCGGGCCCCTACGGGCTGTCGATCGCCGCGCACGCGGCTGCGGCCGGGCTCGGGGTGCGCGTGGTGGGACGCCCCATGGCGTCCTGGCGGGACCACATGCCCGCGGGCATGTACCTGAAGTCGGAGCCCTGGTCCTCCAACCTCTCCGCGCCCGGAGGCCGCCACACCCTCGCCGAGTACTGCGCCACCCGCGGCCTGACCGCCGAACACGGCAGCCCGCTGCCCATCGGCACCTTCAGCGCCTACGGGCTCTGGTTCGCCCGCCACGCGGGGCTGCCCGAGGTGGAGGAGGACACCGTCACCGAGGTCACCCCGCACGGCGACGGCTTCCTCGTCCGCACCGCCGACGGCCCGCCCCGCCCGGCCCGCACCGTGGCCCTCGCGGTCGGGGTGATGCCCTTCACCCGGTACCCGCGAGCACTGCGCGACCTGCCCCCGGGCCACTGCTCGCACAGCACCGGCCACAGCGACCTGTCCCGCTTCGCCGGGCGGGAGGTGGCCGTCCTCGGCGCCGGGCAGGCCGCACTGGAGACCGCCGCGCTCCTCGCGGAGACCGGCGCCCGGCCCTGCCTGGTGGCCCGGCGGTCCCGGCTGAACTGGAACACCGTCCCGCAGCCCCTGGACCGGCCCCTGCTCCAGGCCCTGCGCGACCCGCACAGCGGGCTCGGCACCGGCTGGCGCAGCTGGGTGTGGTCGGAGCTGCCCTGGGCGGTGCGGCGGCTGCCCGCCCCGACCCGGGAGCGGATCGCCGCCACCGCCCTCGGGCCCGCCGGGGCCTGGTGGCTGCGGGAGCGCTTCGAGCGGCGGGTGCCGACCCTGCTGGGACACCGGCTGCACCGGGCCGTGCCCGTGGCCGGCGGCCGGACCCGGCTCGGGCTGACCACGGCGGCCGGGGAGTCCGTCGTACTGGACACCGCGCACGTCATCGCCGCCACCGGCTTCGCCCCCGACCTGGCCCGGCTGGAACTGCTCGACGCGGGACTGCGCGCGGCCCTGGCGACCGTCGGCGACGGCGGGACCCCGGAGCTCAGCCCCGGCTTCGAGTCGTCCTGGCCCGGACTGTTCTTCGCGGGACTGCTGACCGCTCCCTCGTTCGGACCTTCCATGCGATTCGTACACGGCGCGGGCTTCACGGCGGGGAGACTGGTGAAGGGAGTCCTGGGCCGCCTCGGCGCCCGGGGCCCGCTCACCGGCACCACCGACGGCGCCGGCCCGGACCGGGCCGCCGCCGGGCATCCGAATACGTATCTACGCTGAGATCCACCGGAGAGGGGTCCCGCGATGGGCGCGGAGCGAGCACAGGGCGGCCGTGGCTGGGTGCGCATCCCCGCCAGCCGCGGGGAGCACTCCCCGGCCGGAGCCGCCGGCGGCACACCGCACGGCCGGCGTGCGTCCGGCACCGGCAGGCCACCGGGCCCCTCCGGCCCCTCCGGCCCGTCCGGCCCGTCCGGGGGCTTCGCCCCCACCGACCCGGCCGCGATCTACCTCGCCCTCCTCAAGCGCTGGCGGGAGGCCGGACGCACCCTCCCGGGGCATCCTGACGAGGAGTGGGAGCGGCTCATCTCCCAGCCGTGCTGGCCCGGCCGTTAGGTGGTGTGACTCGTGGCAGCGGCGGAGCGTGACAGGCCCGGGCGGGACGGCACCCCCGGCCCGCTGACGGGCCCCGGGGAGCGGCTCGCGCTCAACGGCATGGGCAGCTTCGAATGGGACCTCGACACCGGGACCGTCGCCATCGACGAGGCCGGCCTGGCCGTCTTCGACCTGGAGCCGCACGAGTTCGACCACACCCCCGACGGCCTCGGGCTGCGGATCCCCGCCGACGACTCGGCACGGCTCCAGGACACCGTGGCCGGCGTCCTCGACGGCGGCGGCGAGACCTACGGCTCGTACCTCACGGTGCGCCGGCGCGACGGCCGCGACCAGTGGACCCACATCCAGGGCCGGGTGCTGCGCGACCCCGACGGGCATCCGCTGCGCATCGTCGGGATCGTGCGCGACGCCACCGCCGAGCTCGCCCACGCCACCGTGCTGCGCAAACTGGAGAACGCCCGCATCCAGCAGGCCGCCATCGTGCAGCGCACCACCGAGGCCCTGTCGCGCGCCGTCACCGTCGACGACGTGACGGCCGCCCTGACCGGCGCCGGCGCGCTGGAACGGCTCGGCGCCGACGGACTCGCGCTGGGCCTCGTCGAGAACGGCACCATCAAGATCATCGCGCTGAGCGGGGAGTCCCTGGAGATCCTCAGCGAACGCAGGTTCACCCGCCTGGACGGATCCCTGCCGCTGTCGCAGGCCGTGCTCACCCGCCAGGCACGATTCGTCACCTCGCTCACCGAGCTGGCCGCCGAGTTCCCGCTGCTCGCCGACTACCTCAACCGGATCCGCTACGACGCCGCCGCCTACCTCCCGCTCATCGCCCAGGCCAAGGCCATCGGCGGACTCGTGCTCTTCTACCGCCGGCGCAGCGAGTTCAGCCCGGAGGAACAGAACCTCTGCCTCGGCCTCGCCGGCATCGTCGCCCAGTCCCTGCAACGGGCCCTCCTCTTCGACCAGGAACGCGAGTTCGCCACCGGCCTCCAGGCCGCCATGCTGCCGCGCCGGATCCCCGACATCACCGGCGGAGAGATCGCCGTGCGCTACCACTCCGCCTGGAGCGGACGCGAGGTCGGCGGCGACTGGTACGACGTGATCTCCCTGCCCCGCGACCGGGTCGGGATCGTCGTCGGCGACGTCCAGGGCCACGACACGCACGCCGCCGCCATCATGGGCCAGCTGCGCATCGCCCTGCGCGCCTACGCCGGCGAGGGGCACTCCCCCTCCACCGTCCTGGCCCGCGCCTCCCGCTTCCTCGCCGAACTCGACACCGAACGCTTCGCCACCTGCATGTACGCACAGGTGGACCTGGAGACCGGCGGCGTACGGGCGGCCCGCGCCGGCCACCTCGGCCCGCTCATCCGGCACACCGACGGCCGCACCGGCTGGCCCAACGTACGCGGCGGCCTGCCGCTGGGGCTGGCCTCCGCCTTCGAACAGGAGGAGTTCCCCGAGACCCGCCTGGACCTGGTGCCGGGCGAGATCCTCGTCCTGTGCACCGACGGGCTCGTCGAGGAACCCGGCACCGCCATCACCCAGGGCATGGAAGCCCTCGCCCACGCCGTGCGCAGCGGACCCCAGGACGCCGGAGCCCTCGCCGACCACCTCTCCGACCGGCTCTGGGAGCGCTGGGGCTCCGGCGACGACGTCGCCCTGCTCGTGCTGCGCCGCGCCCCCGACCCCGGCACCCACCGGGCCCCGCGCATCCACCAGTACATCCACCAGGCCGACCCGGAGGGGCTCTCCGAGGCCCGCTACGCCCTGCGGCAGGCCCTGCGCGACTGGGGCATGGCCGAGCTGGCCGACGACGTCGAGCTGGCGGCGGGGGAGCTGCTGGTCAACGCCCTCCTGCACACCGACGGCGGGGCGGTGCTGACCATGGAGGTGCTGCCCGAACCCGTGCGGCGGATCCGGCTGTGGGTCAAGGACCGCTCCAGCGTCTGGCCCCGGCGCCGCACACCGGGCGAGGCGGCCACCACGGGGCGCGGGCTGCTGCTGGTCGACGCCCTGGCCACGCACTGGGGGGTGGAGTCCCGGGGCGACGGGAAGGCCGTCTGGTGCGAGTTCGACGCCCGCGCCAGCCAGCGCGGCACGTTGTGAGCGGACGCTCACTCCGGGTTGTGGGATGCCGGGTGCGGGGTGATGATGCGGCCATGAAACGGAAGGTTTTGCTCCGGGCCGTGCCGTGCGCCGCCTGAGCAGGGGCGCCGTCACGGGCCTCCTGGCGGTGCTGCTGCTCGCGGCCGGGGTGCCGAAGGTCGTGGACTGGACGATGGGACGGCCCCACGCGGACCCCGGGTGCCAGACGGTCGCGTTCATGTCGATGACGGGCGTCGCACCCGAATGCCACTGACCCGCGGCCGCGCCCGCGCGATGCCGTCCGTCCGGTGGCCGCGGCCACCGGACGGACGGCGGGTGCCCCGCGGCCTCAGTGCTGCTCGTGGATCTCGATGTCCCGGCTGTCCACGGCGACCGTGTCGACCGCCCTCGGCATCAGGCCGTGCAGGTGCACCTCCTGGAGCTCCGCCGTCGCCACCGCGCGACCCGCGTGCAGGCCGGCGCCGAACTGCGGCGCCCGCACCTTCCACTCGTGCGGCGCACCGTCGCAGACGGCACCGGTCCCGATGCTGAGCCGGCCCGAGTCCTTCTGGGCGACGGTCACCCTGATCTGCGTAGCCCCGCCGGGGGACGCGGTCTCGCACTGATAGGCCCCGTGAAGGGTGATCGCACCGTCCCGGGCGATCTCCGCGTCCGGGTTGACGACGACGGCCTGCTGAAAGACGGTGGCGGCGGCGGGCGCCGCGAACAAAGCGGTCGCGGCCAGTGCGGAGAAGGCGGAGAAGGCCATTCGGCGGGCAGGCGTACGCATTCTTCCTCCAGGTGGGCGTGGATGACGGGATTCCGCCGGAACGCATTGTGCTGGCAGTCGGGGGCAAACACGCACCGCATACCCGTGTCGGTGTGTGCAATTGCCCGCTCGGGCGCGTGAGACTGGCCGAAATACATCCCCGCACCGAAGATCCCCGAAGGGGTTCCCGTATGCGCCAGCCCACCGCCGCCCTCGCCGCCGCCACCCTCCTGCCCGTCCTGCTGCTCGGCGCCACCGCCTGCCAGAGCGCCCCCGAGGGCGCCGCACTCGCCCCCGCCGCCGCACCCGCCGTCCCGGTCGACGACGGGGCGCCCGGCACCGACGAGGAGCCCGCGGCGCCGGCCCGCGGCGCGGACGGGGCCACCGCGAAGGATGCCCATGTGGGTGACTCCGTACGGGTGCAGGGACGCGAGGTGGGGCGACACCTCCAGGCCGTCCTCGCCGCCTACGTGGACCCCGCGCTCAGCGTGGAGCCGAACTACGGGCCCCCCGCCGGGAAGCGCTGGACGGCCGCCTCGATGTCGTTCGTCAACGTCGGCGGCGCCTCGTACGGGCCCCTCGGGCGCATGTGGGCGTACGACAGCGCGGGAAAGCGCTACCCGGCCGTGCGCACCGGTGAACTGACCACCGGCAAACCACTCGTCTTCGATTCCCTCGCGGTCGGTGAGCGGGCCGAGGGATGGGTGGTGTTCGAAATCCCGGAAAACACGCGCATTGTGCGGCTCCAGTATCAGGACGCGAACATCCGGGCGAATTCCGGAGGGGGTTTCTGGTCGGTCTAGCCCGCCCGGGTGAAAGGCCGTGAAAGGGCCCGGTTCCAGAGCACTAAGGTGCGGCGCATGACTTCAACGCAAGCCGAAATCGACCGGTCCCACCTCGGCACCCTTTCCGTGCTCGCCTGGATCGGTGACCCCTCCGAAGGGCACGACATCCCGTACCTCCTCGCCTACACCCTCGGCGACGGCCCGCAGGGCCGGGAGGTGGGCGAGAAGGCCGCGCGCGGACTGCTGGAGGAGATCGGCCTGCCCATCGGCGACGTCGTCATGGACGGCACCCGCAACCCGCGCACCTTCGCCGTGCAGATCCTCCTCGCGGGCAACCAGGTCGCCCTGACCCTGCCCGGCCTGAACGCGACCTGCACCGCCCCCGACGAGTGGGTCGCCGCCGCCGACGAGAGCGGGCAGGCGTACTTCCTGTTCGCCACGCGCGCCTGGCCGGAGGCCGTCCCCGGCAAGCCGGTCACCCCCGAGCTCCTGCAGGCCTTCGCCGGCGACGAGGAAGTGCTGACCAGCAGCGCCCACTGCGTCCTGACGGTGCAGAGCCTCCAGCAGTAGGCGGGACCGCGCTCCGGCCACCGGGCTCCCAGCCCGCCCGGTGGCCGGTCCCCCCGCCTGCCGTCACACCCCGGTGTGGGGGCAGTCGAAGGCGAAGCGCAGTGAGCGCACCCGGTTGTCGAAGCTGGACCCCGCCAGATCGGGCAGCCCCACCGCGCGCAGCCCCACCGGACGGGTCAGCAGCTCGCGGAAGAGCGCCTTCATCTCCACCCGGGCCAGGTGCGCGCCCAGGCAGAAGTGCGGACCGCCACCCCCGAAACCCAGATGGGGGTTGGGGGAGCGGGTGATGTCGAAGGCGTCCGGATCGGGGAAGACCGCCTCGTCACGGTTGGCGGAGGCGTAGTACAGCACCACCTTGTCGCCGGGCCGGAACAGGTGTCCGCCCAGCGTGTGTTCGGCCGCCACCGTCCGGCGGAACTGGATGATCGGCGTCGAGTGCCGGATCATCTCGTCCACCGCGCCGTCCGCGTACTTCTCGAAGTCCGAGAGCAACAGGTCCCGTTGTTCGGGGAAGTCGGTCAGCAGCGTCAGCCCGTGCGTGATGGCGTTACGGGTCGTCTCCACCCCGGCCACCATCAGCAGACTGAAGAACGCCCCCAGTTGACGGGCCCCGAGCGCCTGGCCGTCGACGTTCGCGCAGACCAGCGCCGAGATCAGGTCGTCGGTGGGGTGCCTGCGCCGCTCCCGCCCGATCCCCGCGACCATCCGCTGCATCCGCGCCAGCGCCCGCAGCCCCCGCCCCGGCATCCGCAGCCGCGACGCCAGGCCCCGCTCCACCCCGATGTTCTCGGAAGCGTGGTTGACCCGGTCCGCGATCTCCGCCCGGTAGCGCTCCGGGATGCCCATCATGTTGCAGATGACCTCCAGCGGCAGCCGGGAGGCCACCGCCGACACGAACTCGTCGGGCCGCCCCTCCAGCACGTCGTCCACGATCCGCGCCGCCACCGCGTGGATGTCCTCCTCGGCGGCGGCCAGCAGACGGGGCGTGAAGGCCCGCTGCACGATCTTGCGCAGCTGCGCGTGGTCCGGACCGTCCAGGTTGACCATCGAGTCCCCGAACAGCGCCCGAACCCACCGGGCCGGCTCCGGCGTGGTGACCCCGGGCGCGCTGGCGAACACCTTGGGCAGCCGGCTCGCCTCCTGCACGTCCGCGTGCCGGACGAGCGCCCAATGGCCGGCCCCCTCCGGGACGAACACCGGGGACGGCAGCGCGCGCAGGCGCGCGAAGGCGGCCAGGCGCCGGTCCGGCGGAAGCTGCCAGAAACCCGGCTCGGCCAGTTCCGCTCCGGGACCGGTCGTGCTGCTCTGCCGTTGCGGGGGGAGTGTCATGGGCCGTCTCTTCCTGTCGCCTTGGTGCGTGACGCGCACCGCGTGATGTGCGGCGCGCCGTACGCGGTGCGCCGTGCTGCAGAACGGATCCACGGGCACGGGAGTGACGGCCCGCGGCCGGCGCCTCCTCCGGATCCCGGGACCTCAGACGGCGACGGCCGCCCGCGGCCCGCCCCGGACCGAGAGGGTCTGGCCCACCGCCACGGTCGCCGTCGCGAACAGGCCGGCGTAGAACACCGCGTAGTCACCCGTCCACGTGCACGCGAGGATCACCACGGCGGACACCGGCAGCACCAGCTGCTGGGCGAGACCCCGTTTGAAGTGCCGGGAGTGCAACAACCACACCATCATCAGGAACAGGGCCGTCGGGACGGTGACGGCGGCGTTCGCCGCCACCTGCGAAATGTGGGCCTGGCCCACCGCGTGCTCCACCGCGACCTCGATGCCCGCACCGATCGCCGCACCCGACGCGAAGATCAACAGATGGCCGTACCCCCACGGGATCGCCTCCCTGTTGGACGTCAGCCGCTCGTGCATCGGCACCGCGAAGTAGATCCACCACGCGGCGAACACGATCAGCAGCCCGCCGGCGGCGATCGGCAGCAGCTCACCGAGGGCCTCGTGCTCGTCGAGCGCCGACTTCACGGCCACCGTGCTCGCGGCGATCGTCTCGCCGAGCACGATGATGGTGAACAGCCCGTACCGCTCCGCGATGTGGTGCGCGTGCCACGGCGTCTGGTGCCCGCGCTCGGCCAGCACCGGAACCAACAGCTCCGCCGCCACCAGCACCAGGAACAGCCACCGCTTGGACGCGTCCGGGGCGAACAGCAGCGCCACCCAGCCCGCCTGGCACAACACCAGCCCCGCCGCGTACTTCAGCGCCGCCGTACGGGCCGCGCCGCTCTCCCCGGACGCCGCCCGCAGCCACTGCGCCGTCAGCGCCACCCGCATGATCAGGTAGCCGATGACGGCCACCGTCCAGTCGTTCTGGTTGAAGGCCCGGCTCACCCCCGCCGCGTAGACCAGCACACCGGCGATCTGCACGAGCGTCGCGATCCGGTACGGCACGTCGTCACAGTCGTAGGCCGACGCGAACCACGTGAAGTTCATCCACGCCCACCACACCCCGAAGAAGACGAAGAAGTATCCGATCACCCCGCTCCCCGGATGGCCCTCCGCCAGCGAGTGCACCAGACACTGACCGGCCTGGGCGATCGCGACGACGAAACAGAGATCGAAGAACAGCTCCAGCGGGGTCGCCGCCCGGTGGTCCTCGTCGCGGCTGCGCGCGGTCATCGGTACGTACGTCATACCGCCCAGCACAGCAGTGCCCAGCCGCCCGGCAGGCGAGGCGCGCGGCCCGCACCCCACGGGTACCCCGGCCGGACTCGTGGCGGCCCGCCGCCACCGGAACGATCCGGCGGAGCCCGGCCGGTGCCCGCCCGGCTCCGGGAACGCCGCCGCCCCCGGCCCGGGCGCGGCCCGCCCCGATTCGGAGCAACCCTAAGATCCGCACAACAGGCTGAAACGGTACAAACCACCTAGCGTGGTGCTGTGTCCGAGCCCACAGAAGCCCTCGCCGCAGCCCCGCCACCACCAGGGCCCCGCGAGGTCCCACCGTCGGCCGGACGGCCCGTCGCCGCGCGGGCCACCCTCGCCGGCACCGTCGTCTCCCTCCTGCTCATCGCCGCGATCGTGCTCGGCAGCCGCCTGCTGCGGGACTTCGACTCCGCCCTGCTGCCCTACGCCGTCGCCACGGTCTTCCTGGCCTTCGGCGTGGCCTACCGCTACACCGTCTGGGTCTCCGCCCCCGGCGCCCGCCGCCTCTTCAGGAAGGGCTTCGGCAGCTTCTTCTCGGCCGCCAACTTCAAGAGGGCGCCCACCGCCCTGCCGAGGATGACCGCCACCTACCTCGGCTTCCAGAAGTTCCTCGGCGCCCGCTCCCGCTCCCGCTGGGCCGCCCACCAGCTGATCTTCTGGGGCTGCCTGCTCGCCGCCGCGATCACCTTCCCCCTCACCTGGGGCTGGTTCACCTTCACCTCCGACAGCGGCTCCGGCCCCGGCTACGAGATGCGGATCTGGGGATTCGAGGTCCTCGGCTTCAACTCCCTCGACGCCCTCGGCTGGCTGATGTTCCACGGCCTGGACATCGCCGCCGTCCTCGTCATCCCCGGTGCCTCCTATTTCCTGTGGCGCCGGATGAAGGACCGCGGAGCCATCACCGGCCAGCGCTTCGCCTACGACATGCTCCCGCTGATCTGCCTCATCGTGATCTCGGTGACCGGGCTGCTGCTGACCTTCTCCTCGATCTTCCTGCGCGGCGGCGGATACGAGTTCCTCGCCATCCTGCACATGGTCTCCGTGGTGTTCACGCTCGCGCTGGGCCGGCGGCTGGCTCTCCGACCGGATGGGCGGCGCCAGGGTGACCATGCTGTCCTTCGTCGGCATGGTTGCCTCCCTGGTGGTCGTGATCTTCGCGCTTCCCCCGGGGAGCGACCAGGGCAGCTTCTGGGCCTTCTTCATCGGCTTCCTGGCGGCCTTCGCCTTCTCCGGACTGGGCAACGGATCCACCTTCCGGCAGATCCCGGTGATCTTCCGGGACCAGCACATGCGCCAAGCCGAGGGCCAGGGCCCCGAGGCGCAGTCGGCCGCGCTGAAGCAGTCCGAGACGGAGGCGGGCGCCGTCACCGGCTTCTCCTCCGCCATCGCCGCCTACGGCTTCTTCTTCATCCCCGCGATGTTCGCCGCCATGGCCGTCACCAACGCGCTGTGGATCTTCATCGGGTTCTACGCGACCTGCCTCGCCGTGTGCTGGTGGTTCTACGCCCGCAAGGGCGCCGAGGCTCCCAGCTGAACCGGGCGGGCGCCGGGGGCCGCCGTACCCTGGACGCATGAGCACCTCCGCCGCCCCCGACCCGCTGCCCGAGTCCACCGCGACGCCTCCGCCCGCACCGGCACCGGCGTCCTCGACGCCGGCTCCCAAGCCGCGCCCTCGGCTGGTCTTCGACGACCCGCTGGACCGGCAGTCGTCCGACGACACCGACCGCGGCTGGGGCGAGCGGCCGCCCACCGGCGGAAGCGCGGCCGACCTGGCCCGATTCCTCGACGAGAAGCCCCCGCACCACATCTGATCCGCCCGAGCGGTCAGAAGACGTCCCGCGCCCCCGGAGCCTGGCCGCTGCCACCGTTCGAGCCCCGCTGCGCCACCAGGGTGTCGCGGATCTCCTTGAGGACCTCCAGCTCGGTGATCTCCATGGTCTCCTTCACCCCCTCCTTGGCCTTGCGGCGCGCCTCCTGCCGGGCGAGGTACTTCGCCATCGGCAGGACCATCAGGAAGTAGACGACCGCCGCGGTGATCAGGAAGGTCAGTGCGGCGTTGAGGACCGACCCCCACAGGATGTTGACGCCGGTCGGCTCGCCCTTCGCGTTGATGCCACAGGGATCCTTCAGGCACGAGGTGTAGACATCCAGGCTTTTGGTGCCGATGGCGCCCACGAGCGGGCTGATGATGCCCTTCACGATCGAGTTCACGATGTTCGTGAACGCGGCGCCGATGACCACGGCCACCGCCAGGTCCACCACGTTGCCGCGCATCAGGAAGGCCTTGAAGCCCGCCAGCACGCTCTCCTTCTTCTTCTCGCCCACCACTGAGCCTTTCTCTCGAACCGCTGAATACGGAGTCAACTGTTCCGAAAGTTACGGCAGTCCGAGCCCGCAGTGTCCAATCGGGCCCCACATCAAGGTGACTTGACTGGGCGTACGTGCGAATCAGCACAACGTCACCGCCAGCCGTGCCACCGTGCCAGCGCCCACCAGGGCCCGAGCGGTGTCCCGGGGGACGGACAGCACCACCAGCGCGCCGCCGTCCCCGATGCCCTTCTCCGGCTCGGGCACCTCGGCGACCCGGGCTCCGGCCGCCACCACACGGGGCGGCCCGGTGCGCTCCGCCGCGACCACGTCCACCAGGTCCCCGGGGCGCAGCAGCCGCACCGTCGCCGCGTCCGCGATGCGCACGGGCGCCGACACCAGGCGTACCACCGCCGCCGGCGGTTTCGCCACGGGCGGGGCCGTGCCCCGGGAGGCTCGGGCCTGCGCCCCGCCCACTGCCAGGGCTGCCGCCACGACGGCCAGCCCGGCCGCGGTGGCCCGCCTGCGCCGCCGCACCGCACGACGCAGCCGGCCCCCGGCCCTGCCCACGCGGAGCGGGGGGAACGGGGGAACGGGGCGCGACGGGGGACACGCAGAGGGAGAGCGGACGGGGGAGGGGGAGGAGGGCGAACAGGGGGAACAGGAAGAAGAGGTCCTGGACATGGTGGGCACCGCCGAGCCGATCGGGATCCGTGTCCGGGTCCAGCGCCCGGACCCCCTCACGATCCGCCGTTCCGCCCGATGCCGCGCCGGCCTGTGGACGGTCCCCAGGTTGTGGACAACCCCGTCACCCTCGCGGGCGGCCCCCGCGCCCGCCCCCGACGGCGGAGCGGCAGCCCCCGCACGCGATCATCGACGGATGAGCCAGTACTACAACATGGCCGACGAGGTGCTCTGGAACCCGGCGACAGGAGTGTCCCGGCTCTTCCTCGCGCAGGTGGCCGTCTTCGAGCGGGAACTGGGGATCCCCTCCGGGATCGGTCCCATGGAGGCCGACGACAGCGAGGTCGACCCCGTGGGGCTCGCCCGGTTCGCGGAGGAACTCGTGGACCGGTACCTGCGCGGGAGCCATCCCGTCGCCGCCGCGCTGTCCGAAGGGTTCACCGCTGTCGTCGCGGCCTTGGCCGCGAGTGCCCGGATCCCCCTCGACCTGGGGGAGGGGGACCGGGCGGACCGGCTCCGCGAGCTCGTCCGCGGGGTGCGGCCGGCCGTGCGCGGCTGAGCCGGACGGGCGGAGGTGGCCGGAGGAAGGCGGCCGGAGGAAGGCGCGGTTGCCGTCGGGGTGGTGAGGGCGGCTAAGGGAGCTCGATGCCGAGGTCCCAGCCGTCGTGGGCGTGGGTGCACAGGCAGGAGCGGGACGCGGTCGGCGGGAGGGCCGCGACGGCGTCGAAGAGGACCTCCCGCAGCCGGCCGACGTTCTCGCCGAACACCTTGAGGACCTCCGCGTGGGAGACGCCCTCACCCGTTTCGGCACCCGCGTCCAGGTCGGTGACCAGGGCCATCGAGGTGTAGCAGAGTCCCAGTTCGCGGGCGAGGACCGCCTCCGGGTGCCCGGTCATGCCGACCACCGACCAGCCCGCCGCCGCGTGCCAGCGCGATTCCGCCCGCGTGGAGAAGCGGGGCCCCTCTATGACGACCATCGTGCCGCCGTCCACCGGCTCCCAGCCGCGTCCCCGCGCCGCTTCGAGCGCCACCGTGCGCCCGACCGGGCAGTACGGGTCGGCGAAGGTCGTGTGCACGACGTTGGGGATGCTGCCGTCCGGCAGCGGCTCCCCGTCGAAGAAGGTCTGGGCGCGGGACTTCGTACGGTCGACCAGCTGGTCCGGGACGAGCAGCGTGCCCGGCCCGTACTCGGCCCGCAGGCCGCCCACGGCGCACGGGCCCAGCACCTGCCGGACGCCGACCGAGCGCAGCGCCCACAGGTTGGCCCGGTAGTTGATCTTGTGCGGGGGCACGGTGTGGCTGCGCCCGTGCCGGGGCAGGAAGGCGACCGGTCGCCCGGCCAGCTCGCCCAGGTACAGGGAGTCGCTGGGGGGCCCGTACGGGGTCTCCACCTGGATCTCCGAGACGTCGTCCAGGAAGGAGTAGAAGCCCGAGCCGCCGATGACACCGATCTCTGCGTTGACCATGGCGCCACCCTAACCGGGTACGCGTAAGGCCCCGCCGCCCAGGAGGGCGAGCGGGGCCTTACGGAAAAAGGAAGGCGTACGGGTCAGGCGGCAGACGTGGAGCCGGCGCTGCTGCCGGTGCCGGACGACGACGTCGAGGAGGACGAAGCGGCGGCAGGCGCTGCGGTGGTCGTCGTCGAGGACGAGGACGAGGGCTTCGAGGCGGGCGTGCTGCTCGACGAAGCGCCACGGCTGTCGTTCCGGTAGAAACCGGAACCCTTGAAGACGATGCCGACCGCGGAGAACACCTTCTTCAGGCGTCCGTCGCAGCTCGGGCACACGGTCAGTGCGTCATCGGTGAACTTCTGCACGGCCTCAAGGCCCTCACCGCACTCGGTGCACTGGTACTGGTAGGTCGGCACGAATTTCCTCCTGGCACTCTGACTCAATGAGTGCTAACGACGCTCCATGGTGACGTATTCCGGCGGATCAGTCCACCGTCACAGGCTGGCGGTGACCGATGCCACGCTCGTCCACCCGGTTACGGGCGGCCGGCGCGGGGGTCGCCGCGGCGGCGGGAGCGGACGCGTTCACGATCCGG
Protein-coding sequences here:
- a CDS encoding S-methyl-5'-thioadenosine phosphorylase — protein: MVNAEIGVIGGSGFYSFLDDVSEIQVETPYGPPSDSLYLGELAGRPVAFLPRHGRSHTVPPHKINYRANLWALRSVGVRQVLGPCAVGGLRAEYGPGTLLVPDQLVDRTKSRAQTFFDGEPLPDGSIPNVVHTTFADPYCPVGRTVALEAARGRGWEPVDGGTMVVIEGPRFSTRAESRWHAAAGWSVVGMTGHPEAVLARELGLCYTSMALVTDLDAGAETGEGVSHAEVLKVFGENVGRLREVLFDAVAALPPTASRSCLCTHAHDGWDLGIELP
- a CDS encoding DUF6086 family protein, encoding MSQYYNMADEVLWNPATGVSRLFLAQVAVFERELGIPSGIGPMEADDSEVDPVGLARFAEELVDRYLRGSHPVAAALSEGFTAVVAALAASARIPLDLGEGDRADRLRELVRGVRPAVRG
- a CDS encoding low temperature requirement protein A, which encodes MTYVPMTARSRDEDHRAATPLELFFDLCFVVAIAQAGQCLVHSLAEGHPGSGVIGYFFVFFGVWWAWMNFTWFASAYDCDDVPYRIATLVQIAGVLVYAAGVSRAFNQNDWTVAVIGYLIMRVALTAQWLRAASGESGAARTAALKYAAGLVLCQAGWVALLFAPDASKRWLFLVLVAAELLVPVLAERGHQTPWHAHHIAERYGLFTIIVLGETIAASTVAVKSALDEHEALGELLPIAAGGLLIVFAAWWIYFAVPMHERLTSNREAIPWGYGHLLIFASGAAIGAGIEVAVEHAVGQAHISQVAANAAVTVPTALFLMMVWLLHSRHFKRGLAQQLVLPVSAVVILACTWTGDYAVFYAGLFATATVAVGQTLSVRGGPRAAVAV
- a CDS encoding FmdB family zinc ribbon protein yields the protein MPTYQYQCTECGEGLEAVQKFTDDALTVCPSCDGRLKKVFSAVGIVFKGSGFYRNDSRGASSSSTPASKPSSSSSTTTTAAPAAASSSSTSSSGTGSSAGSTSAA
- a CDS encoding MscL family protein — its product is MRGNVVDLAVAVVIGAAFTNIVNSIVKGIISPLVGAIGTKSLDVYTSCLKDPCGINAKGEPTGVNILWGSVLNAALTFLITAAVVYFLMVLPMAKYLARQEARRKAKEGVKETMEITELEVLKEIRDTLVAQRGSNGGSGQAPGARDVF